The following coding sequences lie in one Oncorhynchus kisutch isolate 150728-3 linkage group LG27, Okis_V2, whole genome shotgun sequence genomic window:
- the si:ch211-153l6.6 gene encoding uncharacterized protein si:ch211-153l6.6 isoform X2 produces the protein MNYSQRVAAWLSSLPVNVVQIICGRFGKLEMISFWLLCWRLLRATAGVKRIKGNEVRESCSASASDTPQEKQQEQESHSGAVAMETSQLSETDELTDYKMDSGETEDQRPLLSESEEECDQEPFAEYRGTKENIKTSVDEPDEDDEHVEGNREEGILNFGTGQDDFSLKELLNSSSIFGSEPVCKVEDLLAEDDVDNSAPSEVMVAQESILEQLIREEVSSDVSTGSCHDLDRDDLSDCLQVEMAIVSSDSETDDQWRSTFASTVNKEERCDGNAQDALEKDTFAGEAENGAKDETADSPHELEQPDCPTECEIQDQDMSSGQFKVLSEIPEDEEEASQGGACKVRRSTSASSSVSSDPDKKVPQDYCVIQEMTSKNVSTEHVDFQGARKQWRQMEEQTKGQVQVHQPTVRQQGMCQGGHSAMYTPVRNIDRPRRDTELDNLALGDFHHTQFSPCSEDSGLDDLSYRSPYEDSDNPVEREIRQTIEREENFRRERGIAKQGQAGESSAHPRPTTLYPGKYGKGFCQEVEEKRKMFDSSDPGCRPLRSPDAKTPTFSIATSPSPTPRCATYHEMTAQNVIILEPDSYPTSPRHRTRGSLLSPGPSRYSEWPLETSANVIILETSNLIIRSASEFCLSSASCQETQESTFVNNPFFKLRSRSSMSLVDQEIKMVKQREEEWRRQRSQMHTREKYDTVVVSPNLENLSFDTAEVPLKCVSSPSSPSRTRKLDRSTLSCDHRFYR, from the exons ATGAATTACTCGCAACGGGTGGCCGCTTGGTTGAGTTCTCTACCAGTGAATGTAGTTCAAATAATATGTGGTCGCTTCGGTAAATTGGAGATGATATCCTTCTGGTTGCTCTGTTGGAGGCTGCTG AGAGCCACAGCTGGAGTGAAGAGGATAAAGGGGAATGAAGTGAGAGAGAGCTGCAGTGCCAGTGCCAGCGACACTCCACAAGAGAAACAACAAGAACAAGAATCCCACTCTGGGGCCGTAGCCATGGAGACCAGCCAGCTTTCAGAGACGGACGAGCTAACAGACTATAAAATGGATTCTGGGGAAACGGAGGACCAGAGACCCCTGCTTAGTGAGAGCGAGGAAGAATGTGACCAAGAACCTTTCGCAGAATACAGAGGAACAAAAGAGAACATAAAAACGTCAGTGGATGAACCAGACGAGGATGATGAACAtgtggagggaaacagagaggaggggattctCAACTTTGGGACAGGACAAGATGACTTCAGTCTAAAAGAGTTACTCAACTCCTCAAGTATATTTGGGAGTGAACCCGTTTGCAAGGTGGAAGACCTGCTTGCAGAAGATGACGTGGACAACTCTGCTCCATCAGAAGTGATGGTGGCACAAGAGTCCATCTTGGAGCAGCTTATCCGAGAGGAGGTCTCCTCTGACGTTTCTACGGGGTCCTGTCATGACCTTGACCGAGACGACCTGAGTGACTGTCTGCAGGTAGAAATGGCCATCGTGTCATCAGACAGCGAGACTGATGACCAATGGAGGTCCACTTTTGCATCTACAGTCAACAAGGAGGAAAGGTGTGACGGAAATGCTCAAGATGCTCTCGAGAAGGATACATTTGCAGGGGAGGCAGAGAATGGGGCCAAGGATGAAACTGCAGATAGTCCTCACGAGCTTGAACAACCCGATTGCCCCACAGAATGCGAGATCCAAGACCAAGATATGTCCTCTGGCCAGTTCAAGGTCTTATCAGAGATTccagaggatgaggaagaggccAGCCAAGGCGGAGCTTGCAAAGTACGTCGTTCTACATCTGCAAGCTCTTCTGTAAGCTCTGACCCTGACAAGAAGGTTCCTCAAGACTACTGTGTGATACAAGAAATGACGAGCAAGAACGTTAGTACAGAGCATGTGGACTTCCAGGGGGCTCGGAAGCAGTGGCGCCAAATGGAGGAGCAGACCAAAGGACAGGTCCAGGTCCACCAGCCCACTGTCAGACAGCAGGGGATGTGCCAGGGAGGCCACAGCGCCATGTACACACCCGTCAGGAACATCGACCGACCCAGGAGGGACACCGAACTCGACAACCTTGCCCTGGGTGACTTTCATCACACCCAGTTCAGCCCATGTTCAGAAGACTCAGGTCTGGATGACCTCAGCTACAGGTCCCCTTACGAGGACTCAGACAACCCTGTCGAAAGGGAGATACGACAGACCATAGAGCGCGAGGAAAActtcaggagggagagagggatcgcAAAACAGGGTCAAGCTGGAGAATCATCTGCACATCCCAGACCAACCACTCTCTACCCCGGCAAGTACGGGAAAGGTTTTTGccaggaggtggaggagaaacGGAAGATGTTTGACTCTAGCGATCCCGGATGCAGGCCACTGAGGTCTCCCGACGCAAAAACCCCAACCTTCTCCATAGCCACCTCCCCCTCACCCACACCGAGGTGTGCAACCTACCATGAAATGACCGCCCAAAACGTGATCATCCTGGAGCCAGACTCCTACCCCACCAGCCCAAGGCACCGCACCCGAGGATCCCTGCTCTCCCCGGGTCCCAGCCGTTACAGCGAGTGGCCTTTGGAGACGTCAGCCAACGTCATCATTCTAGAGACGTCTAACCTGATCATTCGGAGCGCCTCAGAGTTCTGCCTGAGCTCGGCCTCCTGCCAGGAGACCCAGGAGAGCACATTTGTCAACAACCCCTTCTTCAAACTGCGCTCGCGGAGCTCCATGTCCCTGGTGGACCAGGAGATTAAGATGGtgaagcagagggaggaggagtggaggaggcagaggagccAGATGCACACCAGGGAGAAGTATGACACTGTTGTGGTGTCCCCGAACCTGGAGAACCTGAGCTTTGATACTGCAG AAGTGCCACTGAAATGTGTGTCTTCCCCTTCATCACCATCAAGGACTCGAAAGCTGGACCGCTCCACCCTGTCATGTGACCATAGG TTTTACAGGTGA
- the si:ch211-153l6.6 gene encoding uncharacterized protein si:ch211-153l6.6 isoform X1, whose product MNYSQRVAAWLSSLPVNVVQIICGRFGKLEMISFWLLCWRLLRATAGVKRIKGNEVRESCSASASDTPQEKQQEQESHSGAVAMETSQLSETDELTDYKMDSGETEDQRPLLSESEEECDQEPFAEYRGTKENIKTSVDEPDEDDEHVEGNREEGILNFGTGQDDFSLKELLNSSSIFGSEPVCKVEDLLAEDDVDNSAPSEVMVAQESILEQLIREEVSSDVSTGSCHDLDRDDLSDCLQVEMAIVSSDSETDDQWRSTFASTVNKEERCDGNAQDALEKDTFAGEAENGAKDETADSPHELEQPDCPTECEIQDQDMSSGQFKVLSEIPEDEEEASQGGACKVRRSTSASSSVSSDPDKKVPQDYCVIQEMTSKNVSTEHVDFQGARKQWRQMEEQTKGQVQVHQPTVRQQGMCQGGHSAMYTPVRNIDRPRRDTELDNLALGDFHHTQFSPCSEDSGLDDLSYRSPYEDSDNPVEREIRQTIEREENFRRERGIAKQGQAGESSAHPRPTTLYPGKYGKGFCQEVEEKRKMFDSSDPGCRPLRSPDAKTPTFSIATSPSPTPRCATYHEMTAQNVIILEPDSYPTSPRHRTRGSLLSPGPSRYSEWPLETSANVIILETSNLIIRSASEFCLSSASCQETQESTFVNNPFFKLRSRSSMSLVDQEIKMVKQREEEWRRQRSQMHTREKYDTVVVSPNLENLSFDTAEVPLKCVSSPSSPSRTRKLDRSTLSCDHRFPESLSTLPRKKNVMAQRWEARLFVNHEQE is encoded by the exons ATGAATTACTCGCAACGGGTGGCCGCTTGGTTGAGTTCTCTACCAGTGAATGTAGTTCAAATAATATGTGGTCGCTTCGGTAAATTGGAGATGATATCCTTCTGGTTGCTCTGTTGGAGGCTGCTG AGAGCCACAGCTGGAGTGAAGAGGATAAAGGGGAATGAAGTGAGAGAGAGCTGCAGTGCCAGTGCCAGCGACACTCCACAAGAGAAACAACAAGAACAAGAATCCCACTCTGGGGCCGTAGCCATGGAGACCAGCCAGCTTTCAGAGACGGACGAGCTAACAGACTATAAAATGGATTCTGGGGAAACGGAGGACCAGAGACCCCTGCTTAGTGAGAGCGAGGAAGAATGTGACCAAGAACCTTTCGCAGAATACAGAGGAACAAAAGAGAACATAAAAACGTCAGTGGATGAACCAGACGAGGATGATGAACAtgtggagggaaacagagaggaggggattctCAACTTTGGGACAGGACAAGATGACTTCAGTCTAAAAGAGTTACTCAACTCCTCAAGTATATTTGGGAGTGAACCCGTTTGCAAGGTGGAAGACCTGCTTGCAGAAGATGACGTGGACAACTCTGCTCCATCAGAAGTGATGGTGGCACAAGAGTCCATCTTGGAGCAGCTTATCCGAGAGGAGGTCTCCTCTGACGTTTCTACGGGGTCCTGTCATGACCTTGACCGAGACGACCTGAGTGACTGTCTGCAGGTAGAAATGGCCATCGTGTCATCAGACAGCGAGACTGATGACCAATGGAGGTCCACTTTTGCATCTACAGTCAACAAGGAGGAAAGGTGTGACGGAAATGCTCAAGATGCTCTCGAGAAGGATACATTTGCAGGGGAGGCAGAGAATGGGGCCAAGGATGAAACTGCAGATAGTCCTCACGAGCTTGAACAACCCGATTGCCCCACAGAATGCGAGATCCAAGACCAAGATATGTCCTCTGGCCAGTTCAAGGTCTTATCAGAGATTccagaggatgaggaagaggccAGCCAAGGCGGAGCTTGCAAAGTACGTCGTTCTACATCTGCAAGCTCTTCTGTAAGCTCTGACCCTGACAAGAAGGTTCCTCAAGACTACTGTGTGATACAAGAAATGACGAGCAAGAACGTTAGTACAGAGCATGTGGACTTCCAGGGGGCTCGGAAGCAGTGGCGCCAAATGGAGGAGCAGACCAAAGGACAGGTCCAGGTCCACCAGCCCACTGTCAGACAGCAGGGGATGTGCCAGGGAGGCCACAGCGCCATGTACACACCCGTCAGGAACATCGACCGACCCAGGAGGGACACCGAACTCGACAACCTTGCCCTGGGTGACTTTCATCACACCCAGTTCAGCCCATGTTCAGAAGACTCAGGTCTGGATGACCTCAGCTACAGGTCCCCTTACGAGGACTCAGACAACCCTGTCGAAAGGGAGATACGACAGACCATAGAGCGCGAGGAAAActtcaggagggagagagggatcgcAAAACAGGGTCAAGCTGGAGAATCATCTGCACATCCCAGACCAACCACTCTCTACCCCGGCAAGTACGGGAAAGGTTTTTGccaggaggtggaggagaaacGGAAGATGTTTGACTCTAGCGATCCCGGATGCAGGCCACTGAGGTCTCCCGACGCAAAAACCCCAACCTTCTCCATAGCCACCTCCCCCTCACCCACACCGAGGTGTGCAACCTACCATGAAATGACCGCCCAAAACGTGATCATCCTGGAGCCAGACTCCTACCCCACCAGCCCAAGGCACCGCACCCGAGGATCCCTGCTCTCCCCGGGTCCCAGCCGTTACAGCGAGTGGCCTTTGGAGACGTCAGCCAACGTCATCATTCTAGAGACGTCTAACCTGATCATTCGGAGCGCCTCAGAGTTCTGCCTGAGCTCGGCCTCCTGCCAGGAGACCCAGGAGAGCACATTTGTCAACAACCCCTTCTTCAAACTGCGCTCGCGGAGCTCCATGTCCCTGGTGGACCAGGAGATTAAGATGGtgaagcagagggaggaggagtggaggaggcagaggagccAGATGCACACCAGGGAGAAGTATGACACTGTTGTGGTGTCCCCGAACCTGGAGAACCTGAGCTTTGATACTGCAG AAGTGCCACTGAAATGTGTGTCTTCCCCTTCATCACCATCAAGGACTCGAAAGCTGGACCGCTCCACCCTGTCATGTGACCATAGG TTCCCAGAATCACTCTCCACATTACCAAGGAAAAAGAATGTGATGGCTCAGAGATGGGAGGCAAGACTATTTGTCAACCACGAACAAGAGTGA
- the si:ch211-153l6.6 gene encoding uncharacterized protein si:ch211-153l6.6 isoform X4, translated as METSQLSETDELTDYKMDSGETEDQRPLLSESEEECDQEPFAEYRGTKENIKTSVDEPDEDDEHVEGNREEGILNFGTGQDDFSLKELLNSSSIFGSEPVCKVEDLLAEDDVDNSAPSEVMVAQESILEQLIREEVSSDVSTGSCHDLDRDDLSDCLQVEMAIVSSDSETDDQWRSTFASTVNKEERCDGNAQDALEKDTFAGEAENGAKDETADSPHELEQPDCPTECEIQDQDMSSGQFKVLSEIPEDEEEASQGGACKVRRSTSASSSVSSDPDKKVPQDYCVIQEMTSKNVSTEHVDFQGARKQWRQMEEQTKGQVQVHQPTVRQQGMCQGGHSAMYTPVRNIDRPRRDTELDNLALGDFHHTQFSPCSEDSGLDDLSYRSPYEDSDNPVEREIRQTIEREENFRRERGIAKQGQAGESSAHPRPTTLYPGKYGKGFCQEVEEKRKMFDSSDPGCRPLRSPDAKTPTFSIATSPSPTPRCATYHEMTAQNVIILEPDSYPTSPRHRTRGSLLSPGPSRYSEWPLETSANVIILETSNLIIRSASEFCLSSASCQETQESTFVNNPFFKLRSRSSMSLVDQEIKMVKQREEEWRRQRSQMHTREKYDTVVVSPNLENLSFDTAEVPLKCVSSPSSPSRTRKLDRSTLSCDHRFYR; from the exons ATGGAGACCAGCCAGCTTTCAGAGACGGACGAGCTAACAGACTATAAAATGGATTCTGGGGAAACGGAGGACCAGAGACCCCTGCTTAGTGAGAGCGAGGAAGAATGTGACCAAGAACCTTTCGCAGAATACAGAGGAACAAAAGAGAACATAAAAACGTCAGTGGATGAACCAGACGAGGATGATGAACAtgtggagggaaacagagaggaggggattctCAACTTTGGGACAGGACAAGATGACTTCAGTCTAAAAGAGTTACTCAACTCCTCAAGTATATTTGGGAGTGAACCCGTTTGCAAGGTGGAAGACCTGCTTGCAGAAGATGACGTGGACAACTCTGCTCCATCAGAAGTGATGGTGGCACAAGAGTCCATCTTGGAGCAGCTTATCCGAGAGGAGGTCTCCTCTGACGTTTCTACGGGGTCCTGTCATGACCTTGACCGAGACGACCTGAGTGACTGTCTGCAGGTAGAAATGGCCATCGTGTCATCAGACAGCGAGACTGATGACCAATGGAGGTCCACTTTTGCATCTACAGTCAACAAGGAGGAAAGGTGTGACGGAAATGCTCAAGATGCTCTCGAGAAGGATACATTTGCAGGGGAGGCAGAGAATGGGGCCAAGGATGAAACTGCAGATAGTCCTCACGAGCTTGAACAACCCGATTGCCCCACAGAATGCGAGATCCAAGACCAAGATATGTCCTCTGGCCAGTTCAAGGTCTTATCAGAGATTccagaggatgaggaagaggccAGCCAAGGCGGAGCTTGCAAAGTACGTCGTTCTACATCTGCAAGCTCTTCTGTAAGCTCTGACCCTGACAAGAAGGTTCCTCAAGACTACTGTGTGATACAAGAAATGACGAGCAAGAACGTTAGTACAGAGCATGTGGACTTCCAGGGGGCTCGGAAGCAGTGGCGCCAAATGGAGGAGCAGACCAAAGGACAGGTCCAGGTCCACCAGCCCACTGTCAGACAGCAGGGGATGTGCCAGGGAGGCCACAGCGCCATGTACACACCCGTCAGGAACATCGACCGACCCAGGAGGGACACCGAACTCGACAACCTTGCCCTGGGTGACTTTCATCACACCCAGTTCAGCCCATGTTCAGAAGACTCAGGTCTGGATGACCTCAGCTACAGGTCCCCTTACGAGGACTCAGACAACCCTGTCGAAAGGGAGATACGACAGACCATAGAGCGCGAGGAAAActtcaggagggagagagggatcgcAAAACAGGGTCAAGCTGGAGAATCATCTGCACATCCCAGACCAACCACTCTCTACCCCGGCAAGTACGGGAAAGGTTTTTGccaggaggtggaggagaaacGGAAGATGTTTGACTCTAGCGATCCCGGATGCAGGCCACTGAGGTCTCCCGACGCAAAAACCCCAACCTTCTCCATAGCCACCTCCCCCTCACCCACACCGAGGTGTGCAACCTACCATGAAATGACCGCCCAAAACGTGATCATCCTGGAGCCAGACTCCTACCCCACCAGCCCAAGGCACCGCACCCGAGGATCCCTGCTCTCCCCGGGTCCCAGCCGTTACAGCGAGTGGCCTTTGGAGACGTCAGCCAACGTCATCATTCTAGAGACGTCTAACCTGATCATTCGGAGCGCCTCAGAGTTCTGCCTGAGCTCGGCCTCCTGCCAGGAGACCCAGGAGAGCACATTTGTCAACAACCCCTTCTTCAAACTGCGCTCGCGGAGCTCCATGTCCCTGGTGGACCAGGAGATTAAGATGGtgaagcagagggaggaggagtggaggaggcagaggagccAGATGCACACCAGGGAGAAGTATGACACTGTTGTGGTGTCCCCGAACCTGGAGAACCTGAGCTTTGATACTGCAG AAGTGCCACTGAAATGTGTGTCTTCCCCTTCATCACCATCAAGGACTCGAAAGCTGGACCGCTCCACCCTGTCATGTGACCATAGG TTTTACAGGTGA
- the si:ch211-153l6.6 gene encoding uncharacterized protein si:ch211-153l6.6 isoform X3: METSQLSETDELTDYKMDSGETEDQRPLLSESEEECDQEPFAEYRGTKENIKTSVDEPDEDDEHVEGNREEGILNFGTGQDDFSLKELLNSSSIFGSEPVCKVEDLLAEDDVDNSAPSEVMVAQESILEQLIREEVSSDVSTGSCHDLDRDDLSDCLQVEMAIVSSDSETDDQWRSTFASTVNKEERCDGNAQDALEKDTFAGEAENGAKDETADSPHELEQPDCPTECEIQDQDMSSGQFKVLSEIPEDEEEASQGGACKVRRSTSASSSVSSDPDKKVPQDYCVIQEMTSKNVSTEHVDFQGARKQWRQMEEQTKGQVQVHQPTVRQQGMCQGGHSAMYTPVRNIDRPRRDTELDNLALGDFHHTQFSPCSEDSGLDDLSYRSPYEDSDNPVEREIRQTIEREENFRRERGIAKQGQAGESSAHPRPTTLYPGKYGKGFCQEVEEKRKMFDSSDPGCRPLRSPDAKTPTFSIATSPSPTPRCATYHEMTAQNVIILEPDSYPTSPRHRTRGSLLSPGPSRYSEWPLETSANVIILETSNLIIRSASEFCLSSASCQETQESTFVNNPFFKLRSRSSMSLVDQEIKMVKQREEEWRRQRSQMHTREKYDTVVVSPNLENLSFDTAEVPLKCVSSPSSPSRTRKLDRSTLSCDHRFPESLSTLPRKKNVMAQRWEARLFVNHEQE; this comes from the exons ATGGAGACCAGCCAGCTTTCAGAGACGGACGAGCTAACAGACTATAAAATGGATTCTGGGGAAACGGAGGACCAGAGACCCCTGCTTAGTGAGAGCGAGGAAGAATGTGACCAAGAACCTTTCGCAGAATACAGAGGAACAAAAGAGAACATAAAAACGTCAGTGGATGAACCAGACGAGGATGATGAACAtgtggagggaaacagagaggaggggattctCAACTTTGGGACAGGACAAGATGACTTCAGTCTAAAAGAGTTACTCAACTCCTCAAGTATATTTGGGAGTGAACCCGTTTGCAAGGTGGAAGACCTGCTTGCAGAAGATGACGTGGACAACTCTGCTCCATCAGAAGTGATGGTGGCACAAGAGTCCATCTTGGAGCAGCTTATCCGAGAGGAGGTCTCCTCTGACGTTTCTACGGGGTCCTGTCATGACCTTGACCGAGACGACCTGAGTGACTGTCTGCAGGTAGAAATGGCCATCGTGTCATCAGACAGCGAGACTGATGACCAATGGAGGTCCACTTTTGCATCTACAGTCAACAAGGAGGAAAGGTGTGACGGAAATGCTCAAGATGCTCTCGAGAAGGATACATTTGCAGGGGAGGCAGAGAATGGGGCCAAGGATGAAACTGCAGATAGTCCTCACGAGCTTGAACAACCCGATTGCCCCACAGAATGCGAGATCCAAGACCAAGATATGTCCTCTGGCCAGTTCAAGGTCTTATCAGAGATTccagaggatgaggaagaggccAGCCAAGGCGGAGCTTGCAAAGTACGTCGTTCTACATCTGCAAGCTCTTCTGTAAGCTCTGACCCTGACAAGAAGGTTCCTCAAGACTACTGTGTGATACAAGAAATGACGAGCAAGAACGTTAGTACAGAGCATGTGGACTTCCAGGGGGCTCGGAAGCAGTGGCGCCAAATGGAGGAGCAGACCAAAGGACAGGTCCAGGTCCACCAGCCCACTGTCAGACAGCAGGGGATGTGCCAGGGAGGCCACAGCGCCATGTACACACCCGTCAGGAACATCGACCGACCCAGGAGGGACACCGAACTCGACAACCTTGCCCTGGGTGACTTTCATCACACCCAGTTCAGCCCATGTTCAGAAGACTCAGGTCTGGATGACCTCAGCTACAGGTCCCCTTACGAGGACTCAGACAACCCTGTCGAAAGGGAGATACGACAGACCATAGAGCGCGAGGAAAActtcaggagggagagagggatcgcAAAACAGGGTCAAGCTGGAGAATCATCTGCACATCCCAGACCAACCACTCTCTACCCCGGCAAGTACGGGAAAGGTTTTTGccaggaggtggaggagaaacGGAAGATGTTTGACTCTAGCGATCCCGGATGCAGGCCACTGAGGTCTCCCGACGCAAAAACCCCAACCTTCTCCATAGCCACCTCCCCCTCACCCACACCGAGGTGTGCAACCTACCATGAAATGACCGCCCAAAACGTGATCATCCTGGAGCCAGACTCCTACCCCACCAGCCCAAGGCACCGCACCCGAGGATCCCTGCTCTCCCCGGGTCCCAGCCGTTACAGCGAGTGGCCTTTGGAGACGTCAGCCAACGTCATCATTCTAGAGACGTCTAACCTGATCATTCGGAGCGCCTCAGAGTTCTGCCTGAGCTCGGCCTCCTGCCAGGAGACCCAGGAGAGCACATTTGTCAACAACCCCTTCTTCAAACTGCGCTCGCGGAGCTCCATGTCCCTGGTGGACCAGGAGATTAAGATGGtgaagcagagggaggaggagtggaggaggcagaggagccAGATGCACACCAGGGAGAAGTATGACACTGTTGTGGTGTCCCCGAACCTGGAGAACCTGAGCTTTGATACTGCAG AAGTGCCACTGAAATGTGTGTCTTCCCCTTCATCACCATCAAGGACTCGAAAGCTGGACCGCTCCACCCTGTCATGTGACCATAGG TTCCCAGAATCACTCTCCACATTACCAAGGAAAAAGAATGTGATGGCTCAGAGATGGGAGGCAAGACTATTTGTCAACCACGAACAAGAGTGA